The sequence CGTGTGCACCAGCAAACACTTAGCGTGGTGATGGGACGTGGTAATACTCAATTCTCCCTGATGGACAATGTGCTGCAACAGCATGATATCCCAAAAGAGCTGAAATACTTAGCAGTTATCGAGTCTGCGCTCAACCACAATGCAGTATCGCGTGTGGGTGCGGTAGGGCCATGGCAATTTATGGCGTCGACAGCGCGCATGATGGGCCTGAAAGTAAGCGGTAAGAAAGATGAAAGAAGAGACTTGTATAAGTCGACCAACGCGGCGGCAAAATACCTGGCTTACCTCTATGATCAACTAAATGACTGGCTACTTGTGGTCGCTGCTTATAACAGTGGTCCTGCACCGATACACCGTGCTATAGCACGCACCGGTAGCAATAGCTTCTGGGATATAAAACAGCATTTGCCTAAAGAAACCCAGGGTCACGTGATGGCATTTATTGCTACGGCTACCATATTTGAGAACATGAGCAAGTTCATTGGTATCAGCGACCTGCCTGACGATATGAGCGTTACTAAAGAGGATGTTGCGCTTGTTGACAAAAAGGCAATGCCCAAAAAACCGAAGATCGTCTTCAGCGACGATGAGTTGAAAAACATGGCTATTGTACGCTTGTCTGAACCGCTGAGTGAAGAACTGATGGTGAAAGAGCTGGGGCTTGATAAAAAGACCCATGACAAATGGAATCCAGACTACGACATGTACGAAATGGGAACATATGCAACAGAATTCTATAGTCTGCGTATACCCAAAGAAAAGCTGGATAATTTCATTGAAAAGAAAGAAATGCTGACGAAACGCTCCAGGCAGATCTACAGCGCTCTGAATATGTAAGAAAATATTTTTCAGTTACAAGTTTTTGTACTACCTTTGCAGTCCCTTAAAAAGAATATTAATTAGATGGCAAACCATAAAGCAACCAAAAAGGATATCCGTCAGAGTGAAAAACGTCGCGAGCGCAACCGTTACTACGGTAAAACCACTCGTAATGCCATTCGTACCCTGCTGGCTACTACCGATAAAGCTGTAGTTGCGGAGCAACTGCCGAAAGTGATATCTATGATCGATAAACTGGCTAAACGCAATGTTATTCACAAGAACAAAGCCAGCAACCTGAAATCAGGTATCGTAAAGAAATTGAGCGCAGTGGCTTAAGCCTTTTTATATATCTCATTGAAAAATCCCCGGAATTCCGGGGATTTTTGCGTTTCTCCAGAATATTTTTCCGGCACTTTATTAACTAGCAACTAATAAGGCGATAAACATCAATAACTTATAGGAAACTAGCTACAAACGGTCACTAATTCCTATTTTTTTAATGCGGTTTGATTGTTATATTTATTAACAATACAATAACAACCCTTTAAAAAGTAGAAGATGAAACACCTTTTATTCCTCGTTCTTTTCGTGTTGTTTGGTGAACTGGCTATCGCCCAGCAGTATTCTGTAAATAGCACCACTGGTAGCAACAGCTATCCTTTCAACACTACAGCTGGTAACAAAGTAGCCTGGCTATACCTGCCGAGTGACTTTGGCACACCTCCTGCAGGCACGATTACCGATATATATTTTCGGACATCTTCATCGGCAACCAATGCCACGTACACCAATTTCTCGATCAAAATGGGATTAACGTCAACCTCTGCGTGGACGTCGTCTACATATCCTGCAACAGGGTTGACCACCGTTGTCTCCAGTGCATCGTATGTAATGGCCTCCGTTCCCAACATAGCTAGCGGCTGGCAGAAGATAACGCTTCAAACTCCGTTTGTTTTTGACGGCACATCAAACATCATCGTCATGGTAGAAAGCCAGAGCTATTCAAATGGCTTTTCGGTTTACCAAAACAGCCTGACAGGCCGTCGAATATATGGTACATATGGGTCCGCCTCAGGCAGCGGGTATGATGGTACCTATGCAGGTTTTGGGTTTGATATCCTAACATGCCCTTCTCCTGTTTTAAGCGCACAGCCTCAAAACAAGAACCAGTGCGAGGGTACAAATGTCAACTTCTCTGTGACTGCTACCAACACCAGCTTTTACCAATGGCAAGTGAATACCGGATCTGGATTTGTTGACATTAACAACAATGCCATTTACAGCGGAGCAACTACAAGCAGCCTCAACGTAGCAACGATATCAATGCCTTATAATAACAATCAATACCGTTGCATTCTTACGGGTGCGTGTAACAACCCTGTTACATCAAACGTTGCAACGCTTAATGTAATGCCCGGCGCAACGATCACTAATCAAACAATGTCGGGCAGTGTATGCGAAACAGCGGCAACGAGCATGAATGTGACCGCCTTCGGCTCAGTAACCAGCTACCAGTGGCAAATGGCAATTGCAACCGTCGGTATTTTCAGCGATGTGCCAAACTCATTCCCGTATTCGGGCACCACATCGCCAACACTCAACATCGTTAATACACCAGACACCTTAAACGATTATATTTTCCGTTGTGTAGTATCAGCGACAGGACAATGTAGCGGGGTAACCTCTGCCTCCATTCCACTTACCGTTCTTACCCCACCGGAAATAAATCCAGGCGGTCCGGTAGACCAGAAAGTACAGCCTACTGAAGATGCTGCGTTCACAATCTCTGTAAATGGTCAGAATTATAATACCTACTGGCAGGCTAGTGCCGACGGCATTACCTATTCAAATATAAATGACAATATTCTTTATAAAGGCACAAAAACTTCCACCCTGCTGGTGAAAAACCCTCCGCTCTCCATGGCCGAGTGGTGGTTCCGTAGCATTATTAAATCTACCGATCCTGGCTGCGGAATATATCATGATACCAGCGCACCGGCACAGCTTAAAATGTACCTGCCAAATTCGGTTTCAAATGTAGTGGGCGAAGGTGGCATACTGCTCTCCCCCAACCCGGCCACCGGCGCTGAAATTTTTATCGATAACCAAACAACTGTAAGGAACGTTAACGTTACTGTAATCGATAATCTGGGCAGAACGGTATTGGCTACCAGATATCAGCTGGCAACAGGCAGCAACCCGTTAAATATTTCACAATTGGCGCCAGGTCTGTATACTTTGCGGCTCGCAGACGATACTGGCAAACTCATCAATAGACGATTCACACGGCAATAAAAGCTTTTACCCATTACTTTAACCGTCCGCCAACAAGCGGACGGTTTTTTTGTACCTATCTTTGCAGCAAGTTTTGTTGATATGAAAGACCTGCTGAATAAGATGACTGAAAAGGTGGCTGAAACAAGAGATGCCGCTGTTGAAGCTTTTGAATCTAACCTGAACTTCGCTAAGTTTTCGGAGAAGTTTACAGGCATGAGTGATAGCGCCAAAGAGAAATCTATCAACTTCATGAATGACCTCATCTCTTTGTCACCCATTATTGACGAGATCGGATTTGCTACAACAGGCATCACAGTAAGCCTTGGTCTTCCACCCGATGTGACATTCCACTTTCAAAAAGCCACCGACATACCCACAGAAAAAAGGGATGCTATCCTGGAGCAGCATAAAGACAAAGCAATGCTCAGTACAATAGTAAAAACATTATTGCTTGCCGATAGCTATCAGCAAAAACTAAAATTGGGTTCATTCCACTTTACTAATATAGATGTGTGCATTGGCCTGACAGGCGGTGTAAGCTTTCAATTAGTTCCGAAAGACAAATAGAAATGAATAAGAACGGGCAATACCGTGCCGATGTAAAACCCGGCATGGAAGTGGATATTATTTTAAAGAAAGACCAACGCACAGGCGAACGCACACGAGGATATGTAAAACGTCTGCTCACTAGTGCCACTTATCATTCACGTGGCATTAAGGTAATGCTGGATGATGGACAGGTAGGCCGGGTTATAGAAATAATAGACGAAGAAACGGAGTAGGATCACTGCATCACACCTTTCATCCAGCCTGTTAACTTGTCGGCAAAGCCTTGATGAAAATTATCCTTCTTATAGGCTGCATCCATAAAATGCTTGTGCGCACTTGGCCAGTCAGGGTTACGGATCATTAGATGGTCTACATCCGCAATATTGAGATGCTCAGCATTGCCAGGATGCGTGCTGTTTACCGCACGAACAATCAGCTCGTGCTCCAACTCAGAACAGGCTACAAAATCGGCACCGCCAAATACTGATAGAACTTTTGCGTTTACATTGCTCCAACTCCTGGCCAGGTCAACGGAATCAAGCTGCTGCCAGAAACGCCAATGTCTGCCCCACATATGTTGCGCGCCAGGAGTGTATTCAAGTTCACTCGCAACCAAATCCTTGTACTCAGGGTTCTCATACAATTCTGCCGGTGATTTTTTTAGCCTGAAATATTCGTAGTAAACTTTTTGGATGAGCCTCGTCCGGTCTTCAGTTTCTGCATAACTCTTTCCATCGAGCGGCCACTGCACTCTGTGCATCTCTAACAGAAATTCACTCCAGGGACGATACACTGTCGCAAATGCTATCACACCACGAGGCGAATGCTTTTCCGCAATTATTGGTGCGATCACGCCACCCATAGAATGCCCAAAAATGAACAGGTTATTCTTGTCGGCATATGGAAGGCGCTCCATAAATTGATAACCAGTTTCAAAGACCTGTATGTCTGTTGCCAGATCTGCATCCATACAGGAAACACATCCATAGCTATCGCCGAGACCCGTTTTCTCTATTGTCACCACAGCAAATCCGTTGGAGATCCAGGTATTGATCAGTTTTCCATAACTGCCTTGTCCATAGCCTTCTACTGATCCACAATTATAACCGGGAATAAACAAGATCGCAGGCATAGATTGAGACCGTTTAGGCTTTCGCACAATAGTGCGCAGCTTGCAATTGCCCATTTGCGCCCAGCCATACACCACTTCTCCATTAGGCAGTGTATCAAAAGGCTTCATAACTGCAATCGATCTCTTCTCTCTTGTATTACTGCCGCGCTTAAACTTTACTACGACTTTATCGCCGGTTCGTATTTCACTCGCTACCCGGTTATAAGCGGACACATCAACGATCATCGTTCCATTTAATACCACGATGGTATCGCCTTTGCGCAAGCCCATTGTATGGATCGTGGAACCCGGTATAGCTGTATCGAGTGCCATACCGCGTTCAGAAAAAGAACCATTAGCGCCCATCCATCCTTTGCGAACAGCCTCTTGTGCGATTGCTATGTTAGTTGCAAAAAGGAAAAGAATAACGAAAGAAAGCGTGCGTTTCATGCGCGGTATTTTGCATGAAACTAAAAACAAGAAATGCCCCGTAAAAGCCAATGTGTCAAAATCACCCTGAAAATCACACTGACATGTATAACCTAGTCATACATGAATTTTTCCTTCTGAAACAGGTAAGAAATATCGCCAGAGGAACGATCATATCTGACACCGATATAAACGTCTTCTGTAAGTGAGAATTTCTCAGTTTTGGTAGCCGAACCATTCACTACCACTTTAAGCTTATGCTTACCTTCCTTTATCTCTTTGTGCACAATACCATCAGGCAGGCAAACCCCTAAAACATCATTGGTTGTTAATTGCTTATCGAGTATCTGCTCGTCGTCAATATAGATCTGGACCTTATCGTTTTCAAACTGGGTTTGCACGTCTACACCTACATTATAGATTTTCTTAGCTTTCTTATTGCAGGACGCTAAAACATTAACTGCTGCAAGGCTTATAGCGATCAACACAATCGCGCATATGTTGCGTTTCATAAAGAACAGATTTCGAATAAAGTTACCGTAGTAACGTCAAATAATTACGTTCTATTGTAGAGTTTTCGATGCAGATCATAACTAATTGGATATAAAAAAGCTGGTTGATTTCAGGCAAAGTTTTTCGAAAGGTTTTGCAAGATATTGCCGGCAAAACTACCTAAGACTCGAACGCCAAGCTAACTTGCTTTAAGCAACGAAGCATGCTTTCAGTATGTCTTCAAAACGAGAACAAACCAAAACCCAATCATGAAAACCATAAAAGCCGCCAACATTACTTTACTGATCATATTAGCAGGCTTAGCTTTCCGCTCAACCGCTCAACAGACAGCTGCAGACCCGCAAGCAGTGGCAAATAAACTATCAAACCCCGTAGCCAACATGATCAGCGTACCCCTTCAACACAATTCTGATTACGGTATCGGGCGCCATAACGGCTCAAAATACCAGGTAAACTTTCAGCCAGTGATACCGTTTGCTTTGAATAAGAAGCTCAATTTGATCACACGATGGATCATACCCGTGGTAGACCAGCGCGACGTAGTTGCAGATCATACCAGCGAGTTCGGGCTTAGCGATGCCACGATCAGCTTTTTCTTTTCCCCTTCAACACCCAAAAAAAGCGGTATCATTTGGGGAGCAGGGCCAGCTTTTCTGGTGCCCATCGGCACCGATGATCTGCTAAGCACACGGAAGTGGGCAGCAGGCCCAACCTTGCTACTATTGCGACAAGCCAATGGCCTTACTTATGGATTTCTAACCAACCAGCTTTGGTCATTTGCCGGAGATGATAACAGAAGCGATGTCAATCAATTATTCTTTCAACCCTTTTTTGCAAAAAACTGGAAAAGTGGCGCAGGTGTTACGCTCAACTCCGAAATGACTTTCAATTGGGAATCAGAGACAACGTCCATCTTCATTAATCCAATTGCTTCTGCAGTCACGAAGCTTGGCAATCAACCTGTACAGCTGGCAGTAGGTCCACGCATGCCGGTTGCCGGGAGCAAAGAAAGCAGGCCTGACTTTGGTTTAAGAGCAGTCTTTACCCTGGTCTTTGCTAATTAGTGTGATTGGCATAGCATGTAGGGTAACAATTCACTGCTGCTTCAGGGCATTGAATTTGTGTCTAGCTTTACACAGCAACAATACCGTTATGAAAACATTCTTCCTTCTGCCACTGTTTTTGATAGTTGCCTGTACAACCGGCGCACAACTGCACACCGACGAATTTCCAGTTGAAAAAGGCAAACTTAAGATAACACCGGTTCAGCATGCTTCGTTGGTATTACAATGGAAAGGCAGAACGATCTATGTGGACCCGGCCGGGGGTGCAGAACGTTACCAAAGTCTTCCCAAACCTGAGATCATTCTGATCACAGATATCCATAGCGACCATATGGATAAGAAAACGCTGGACGGTTTGAAAAAAGACAAAGCAGTTTTTATTGTTCCCCAGGCAGTAGCCGATTCCTTAAAACCATTGTACACCAACAAAATGATCATTATGAAAAACGGTGAAAGCGTGACCGAACAAGAGGTTGGCTTTACCGCCATACCTATGTACAATCTTCCTGAAACCGCAGATTCACGTCATCCCAAGGGCCGCGGAAATGGTTACGTTATAAATATCAGCGGCAAGAACGTGTACATTTCGGGCGACACAGAGGACACACCAGAGATGCGTGCATTAAGAAATATAGACATCGCGTTTGTGTGCATGAATCTGCCTTATACCATGGATGTGAACCAGGCAGCCAGCGCAGTGCTGGAGTTTAAACCGGGTAACGTTTATCCCTACCACCATCGTGGCCAGGATATCAATGAGTTTAAACGGCTGGTGAACGAAAAGAATAATGACATTAACGTAAGACTTCGGGATTGGTATCCTGAATAGACAACTTGCAACGCCGTCGTGACCGTCAGTAACAAAGCAACTGTAACGGTACAATTTTTATCTCTAGTCTTTGAAAATCTGCACTTATGGCAAAAGCCGCTAAACACAGCCTTACTAAGAAAACACGCATTGGCCTGGACCCTAACAAGTCGAAGGCACTAGCTGAAAAATTGAATTTACTTCTCTCTAATTACCAGGTATTTTATATCAACACAAGAGGATTTCACTGGAATATTTCGGGTGAAAAGTTCTTTGAACTGCATGTAAAATTCGAACAACTCTACAACGACCTGGCCACTAAAATAGACGAAGTAGCAGAGCGCATTGTAACGTTGGGTTATCCACCCATACATTCATTCTCTGGTTATCTGAAGAATTCACAGATCAAGGAGGAAACCAACATCACTGAAGGTAAAATCTGCGTGCGCATGATCGTTGACAGCATGCAAACTATTCTCGACAGCCAGCGGGAGATCCTTCACCTTTCTGCGGAGCTGGATGATGAGGGCACCAACTCGCTGGTAAGCGATTATATACGCGAGCAGGAAAAACTGCTGTGGATGTATTCGGCCTATCTCGGTGCTTAAGACAAGTGATTGATCGCAGACTCTACGCAGCGCTCTCCGTCGATGGCAGCGCTAACGATACCCCCTGCATACCCGGCGCCTTCCGCGCATGGGTAAAGACCTTTTATTTGCGTGTGCTGAAGAGTGTCTTTATCGCGAGGTATGCGCACCGGTGAGCTTGTTCTGGATTCAGTCGCCACCAGCAGCGCATCATTGGTAAAATAACCACGCATTTTCTTGCCAAAGTCAACAACAGCTTTTCTTAAAGCCTCGCTTACCTCTTTAGGCAGTACATCTTTGATTGCTGCGCTGTGCACGCCCGGCAAGTAAGAACAGTTTGGTAGCGTCGACGATATTTTTCCATCTACAAAATCGCCCATACGCTGAGCTGGCGCGACCAGTTTGCCGCCACCAATAGCAAAAGCTTTTTGTTCTACCATTTGCTGGTATTGTATGCCGGCCAATGGGCCCGTAAAACCGTATGCGGCATAGTCACGCTCATCTACGGCAACCACAGTACCGGAGTTGGCATATGGATTATTCCGCTTGGATGGCGACCAGCCATTTACCACTACTTCACCCGGTGCAGTTGCAGCCGGAGCAATGATACCTCCGGGGCACATACAGAACGAGAATACTCCCCTGCCATACTCCTGGGCAACGACAGAATAGCTTGCCGGCGGCAGATAGTCGCCGCGTAAATCGCAATGATATTGGATCTTATCTATCAACTGTTGCGGATGCTCTATACGTACGCCAAGTGCAAAAGGCTTTGCTTCTATTTCGATCTTCTTGTAGTGCAACAATGCGAATATATCGCGTGCTGAGTGGCCCGTTGCCAATACTACCACGCGGGTTGGGATCGTCTCGCCATCAACCGTTTTTACCCCTGCTATCGCATCTCCGTCCAAAAGAATATCGGTCAGCTTTTTTTCAAATAACACTTCGCCACCACAGGCTATCACCTGCTCACGCATAGCAGTGATAATGTGTGGGAGTTTATTCGTTCCTATATGCGGATGCGCTTCATACAATATCCGTTCATCCGCACCAAAGTGATGGAACAGTTGCAGTATGCGTTGCACATTGCCACGTTTAGTAGAACGGGTATATAGTTTACCATCGCTATAAGT comes from Polluticoccus soli and encodes:
- a CDS encoding YwbE family protein; amino-acid sequence: MNKNGQYRADVKPGMEVDIILKKDQRTGERTRGYVKRLLTSATYHSRGIKVMLDDGQVGRVIEIIDEETE
- a CDS encoding MBL fold metallo-hydrolase → MKTFFLLPLFLIVACTTGAQLHTDEFPVEKGKLKITPVQHASLVLQWKGRTIYVDPAGGAERYQSLPKPEIILITDIHSDHMDKKTLDGLKKDKAVFIVPQAVADSLKPLYTNKMIIMKNGESVTEQEVGFTAIPMYNLPETADSRHPKGRGNGYVINISGKNVYISGDTEDTPEMRALRNIDIAFVCMNLPYTMDVNQAASAVLEFKPGNVYPYHHRGQDINEFKRLVNEKNNDINVRLRDWYPE
- a CDS encoding Dps family protein, encoding MAKAAKHSLTKKTRIGLDPNKSKALAEKLNLLLSNYQVFYINTRGFHWNISGEKFFELHVKFEQLYNDLATKIDEVAERIVTLGYPPIHSFSGYLKNSQIKEETNITEGKICVRMIVDSMQTILDSQREILHLSAELDDEGTNSLVSDYIREQEKLLWMYSAYLGA
- a CDS encoding serine aminopeptidase domain-containing protein codes for the protein MKRTLSFVILFLFATNIAIAQEAVRKGWMGANGSFSERGMALDTAIPGSTIHTMGLRKGDTIVVLNGTMIVDVSAYNRVASEIRTGDKVVVKFKRGSNTREKRSIAVMKPFDTLPNGEVVYGWAQMGNCKLRTIVRKPKRSQSMPAILFIPGYNCGSVEGYGQGSYGKLINTWISNGFAVVTIEKTGLGDSYGCVSCMDADLATDIQVFETGYQFMERLPYADKNNLFIFGHSMGGVIAPIIAEKHSPRGVIAFATVYRPWSEFLLEMHRVQWPLDGKSYAETEDRTRLIQKVYYEYFRLKKSPAELYENPEYKDLVASELEYTPGAQHMWGRHWRFWQQLDSVDLARSWSNVNAKVLSVFGGADFVACSELEHELIVRAVNSTHPGNAEHLNIADVDHLMIRNPDWPSAHKHFMDAAYKKDNFHQGFADKLTGWMKGVMQ
- the rpsT gene encoding 30S ribosomal protein S20, coding for MANHKATKKDIRQSEKRRERNRYYGKTTRNAIRTLLATTDKAVVAEQLPKVISMIDKLAKRNVIHKNKASNLKSGIVKKLSAVA
- a CDS encoding lytic transglycosylase domain-containing protein is translated as MQLRDLLLSSLATLTIASASAQTGQKPAPHTKVVKTDTIVIRKPLVKPGMPAQTLAANAVMAVPEKKPYKPVPLAGEKAYYGTMDDYIKEFVKKYLRVHQQTLSVVMGRGNTQFSLMDNVLQQHDIPKELKYLAVIESALNHNAVSRVGAVGPWQFMASTARMMGLKVSGKKDERRDLYKSTNAAAKYLAYLYDQLNDWLLVVAAYNSGPAPIHRAIARTGSNSFWDIKQHLPKETQGHVMAFIATATIFENMSKFIGISDLPDDMSVTKEDVALVDKKAMPKKPKIVFSDDELKNMAIVRLSEPLSEELMVKELGLDKKTHDKWNPDYDMYEMGTYATEFYSLRIPKEKLDNFIEKKEMLTKRSRQIYSALNM
- a CDS encoding NAD(P)/FAD-dependent oxidoreductase; the protein is MRKTVSISLPPMEASDATLVKRAAAADAGVQAKRVTGYSIQKRSIDSRSRQPKVVMQLEVFIDEKVEERTAFDPQLRDVTNAPHIVIVGAGPAGLFGALRAISLGYKPIVLERGKDVRRRRRDLAAMNKEGIVNAESNYCFGEGGAGTYSDGKLYTRSTKRGNVQRILQLFHHFGADERILYEAHPHIGTNKLPHIITAMREQVIACGGEVLFEKKLTDILLDGDAIAGVKTVDGETIPTRVVVLATGHSARDIFALLHYKKIEIEAKPFALGVRIEHPQQLIDKIQYHCDLRGDYLPPASYSVVAQEYGRGVFSFCMCPGGIIAPAATAPGEVVVNGWSPSKRNNPYANSGTVVAVDERDYAAYGFTGPLAGIQYQQMVEQKAFAIGGGKLVAPAQRMGDFVDGKISSTLPNCSYLPGVHSAAIKDVLPKEVSEALRKAVVDFGKKMRGYFTNDALLVATESRTSSPVRIPRDKDTLQHTQIKGLYPCAEGAGYAGGIVSAAIDGERCVESAINHLS
- a CDS encoding T9SS type A sorting domain-containing protein — its product is MKHLLFLVLFVLFGELAIAQQYSVNSTTGSNSYPFNTTAGNKVAWLYLPSDFGTPPAGTITDIYFRTSSSATNATYTNFSIKMGLTSTSAWTSSTYPATGLTTVVSSASYVMASVPNIASGWQKITLQTPFVFDGTSNIIVMVESQSYSNGFSVYQNSLTGRRIYGTYGSASGSGYDGTYAGFGFDILTCPSPVLSAQPQNKNQCEGTNVNFSVTATNTSFYQWQVNTGSGFVDINNNAIYSGATTSSLNVATISMPYNNNQYRCILTGACNNPVTSNVATLNVMPGATITNQTMSGSVCETAATSMNVTAFGSVTSYQWQMAIATVGIFSDVPNSFPYSGTTSPTLNIVNTPDTLNDYIFRCVVSATGQCSGVTSASIPLTVLTPPEINPGGPVDQKVQPTEDAAFTISVNGQNYNTYWQASADGITYSNINDNILYKGTKTSTLLVKNPPLSMAEWWFRSIIKSTDPGCGIYHDTSAPAQLKMYLPNSVSNVVGEGGILLSPNPATGAEIFIDNQTTVRNVNVTVIDNLGRTVLATRYQLATGSNPLNISQLAPGLYTLRLADDTGKLINRRFTRQ